From the genome of Solidesulfovibrio carbinolicus, one region includes:
- a CDS encoding response regulator has translation MSEAVRVLLVDDEESYVETLRKRLMRRGLEVNMAHSGEQALEALQGFPADVVLLDVKMPGMDGMETLSRIKAAHPAVEVIMLTGHANVDVAIRGMEQGAFDYLMKPAEMDDLYYKIQDAHKKKQLADAK, from the coding sequence GTGAGCGAGGCGGTACGGGTTCTGCTCGTGGATGACGAGGAAAGCTACGTGGAAACCCTGCGCAAGCGTCTGATGCGCCGGGGGCTTGAAGTGAACATGGCCCACAGCGGCGAACAGGCCCTGGAGGCGCTGCAAGGCTTCCCGGCCGACGTGGTGCTGCTGGACGTCAAAATGCCCGGCATGGACGGCATGGAAACCTTGTCACGCATCAAGGCGGCCCATCCGGCGGTGGAGGTCATCATGCTCACCGGCCACGCCAACGTGGACGTGGCCATACGCGGCATGGAGCAGGGGGCTTTCGACTACCTCATGAAGCCCGCTGAAATGGACGATCTGTATTACAAGATCCAGGACGCCCACAAGAAAAAGCAGCTCGCCGACGCCAAGTAG
- a CDS encoding ferredoxin encodes METILTAYSVNPVCCNGCGACAAMAPELFAMDEATEKPVLLLAEAPVDDVERAMAFCPHDCIEAD; translated from the coding sequence ATGGAGACGATCCTGACCGCCTATTCCGTCAATCCGGTTTGCTGCAACGGCTGCGGCGCTTGCGCCGCCATGGCCCCGGAGCTTTTCGCCATGGACGAGGCCACGGAAAAGCCCGTGCTGCTCCTGGCCGAGGCCCCGGTGGACGACGTGGAGCGGGCCATGGCCTTTTGCCCCCACGACTGCATCGAAGCCGACTGA
- a CDS encoding response regulator — MEESAKPQRTVLIVEDDPLSARVAEKILGRLGYGILGMARTGEEALDAARQAAPDVVLMDINLAGAMDGVEAAGALIAEFGVPVIFLTAAVDRDIMERVAGAGAAGYIQKPAKLLDLKANLEMAITRRGRERPCPTDAAVTLYKSLLAGVLAACSRRLAAVDRSGRILLAHPDDHLAGMAFTEAFPDETPLPGPADTPLTDSTGQTLGWLRLLG, encoded by the coding sequence ATGGAGGAGTCGGCCAAGCCACAGCGCACGGTGCTCATCGTCGAGGATGACCCGCTTTCGGCCCGGGTGGCCGAAAAAATTCTCGGCCGGCTGGGCTACGGCATCCTCGGGATGGCCCGCACCGGCGAGGAAGCCCTGGACGCGGCCCGGCAAGCCGCCCCGGACGTGGTGCTCATGGACATCAACCTGGCCGGAGCCATGGACGGCGTGGAAGCGGCCGGAGCGCTCATCGCCGAATTCGGCGTGCCGGTCATTTTCCTCACCGCCGCCGTGGACCGCGACATCATGGAACGCGTGGCCGGGGCCGGAGCCGCCGGCTACATCCAAAAACCCGCCAAACTCCTCGACCTCAAGGCCAACCTCGAAATGGCCATCACCCGGCGCGGCCGGGAACGCCCCTGCCCCACCGACGCGGCCGTGACCCTGTACAAATCCCTGCTGGCCGGCGTCCTGGCCGCGTGCTCCCGCCGCCTGGCCGCCGTGGACCGCTCCGGCCGGATACTCCTGGCCCATCCCGACGACCACCTCGCCGGCATGGCCTTCACCGAAGCCTTCCCCGACGAAACGCCCCTGCCAGGCCCCGCCGATACCCCCCTCACCGACTCCACCGGCCAGACGTTAGGCTGGCTGCGACTGTTGGGGTGA
- the cysQ gene encoding 3'(2'),5'-bisphosphate nucleotidase CysQ: MHGLDREALMGLARLAGQAILECRAGGLDIETKADGTPVTQADKRAGEILTAGLAHIFPGLPVICEETANAPYEERRRYKRCFIVDPLDGTKEFAAGREDFCVCLALVEDGRPVYGVIAAPVADRLYAGGPGIPSLRRESDGTEQVLRVRRPVPGETIIAMASRSHPSPGLADWLARFGEVRTVSRGSALKFCALAQGDCHVYPRLGPTSEWDVAAGHALVLGAGGVMTALDGSPFAYNKPEFLNGPFLAHSLDPADPRLG; this comes from the coding sequence ATGCATGGACTGGATCGCGAAGCCCTCATGGGTCTGGCCCGGCTGGCCGGCCAGGCCATCCTGGAATGCCGCGCCGGCGGCCTGGACATCGAAACCAAGGCCGACGGTACGCCCGTGACCCAGGCCGACAAACGGGCCGGGGAGATTTTGACGGCCGGGCTGGCCCATATCTTTCCGGGACTGCCCGTTATCTGCGAGGAAACCGCCAACGCGCCCTATGAGGAGCGGCGGCGGTATAAACGGTGTTTCATCGTGGACCCCCTGGACGGCACCAAGGAGTTCGCGGCCGGGCGGGAGGATTTTTGCGTCTGTCTGGCCTTGGTGGAAGACGGCCGGCCGGTCTACGGCGTCATCGCCGCGCCCGTGGCCGACCGGCTCTATGCCGGCGGGCCGGGTATCCCGTCCCTGCGCCGGGAGAGCGACGGCACGGAGCAGGTGTTGCGGGTGCGCCGGCCCGTGCCTGGGGAGACCATCATCGCCATGGCCAGCCGGTCCCATCCCTCGCCCGGGCTGGCCGACTGGCTGGCCCGCTTTGGCGAAGTGCGCACCGTGAGCCGGGGCAGCGCGCTGAAATTTTGCGCCCTGGCCCAAGGGGACTGCCATGTCTACCCGCGCCTGGGGCCGACGTCGGAGTGGGACGTGGCCGCCGGCCACGCCCTAGTGCTGGGGGCCGGCGGCGTCATGACGGCCCTGGACGGGTCGCCGTTTGCCTACAACAAGCCGGAATTCCTCAATGGCCCGTTTTTGGCCCACAGCCTGGACCCGGCCGACCCGAGGCTGGGGTGA
- a CDS encoding glycogen/starch/alpha-glucan phosphorylase — MAKPAAPDFHQLESLGEDIKRYVLSILGNDLYPPDPFRYYSGLAYAIRERLIRMWLATQASYYDSMSKRVYYLSMEFLPGRFLMNYITNMGMEDGCRQAAADLGFSLDDLAEEERDAGLGNGGLGRLASCYMDSMATQRIPGYGYGILYDYGLFHQRIVNGWQEEEADNWRRHGSPWVIDRVEHLYEVKFYGRSEAYTDPQGVLRYRWAEADTVMAMPCDILIPGHGGKHVTNMRLWAAASSTGFSLRDFNQGDFLGAMQSKIHSENISKVLYPNDEPIQGKELRLRQQYFLVAATLRDIIRRHKKSGPGFDEFPDQVAIQLNDTHPTIAVAELMRILVDEEFLGWDEAWAICRRTFAYTNHTVLPEALETWPADLLGRVLPRHLEIIAEIDRRFLLEVAAAHPGDQGRQNRLAIIDPASRRVRMAHLAIVGSHKVNGVARLHSDILREKVFPEFDALYPGKFTNVTNGITPRRWLLQANPALSRLITARIGPDWTTDLDRLAELLPLAEDPDFRKDWRAAKRENKKRLARYVLRKSGMGINPDTLFDVQVKRMHEYKRQFLNVLHVVTLYNRLRRDPHLAVPPRTVLIGGKAAPGYFMAKRIIRLITAVAETVNADDAVRSRLRVVFLPNYCVSQAEKVIPAAELSQQISTAGMEASGTGNMKFALNGALTIGTLDGANIEIMEAVGRENIFIFGLTAKEVEATRAAGYDPGRRVAADAELAEALDMIGRGYFTPSEPDLFAPILDNLLRHGDYYLVTADYRACLEAQDAVNALYLDPEAWTAASIRNTANMGFFSSDRAVLEYAKNIWNIEPLGE, encoded by the coding sequence ATGGCCAAGCCCGCCGCCCCGGATTTCCACCAGCTCGAATCCCTCGGAGAGGACATCAAGCGCTACGTCCTGTCCATCCTCGGCAACGACCTCTACCCGCCCGATCCTTTTCGCTACTACAGCGGCCTGGCCTACGCCATCCGCGAACGCCTTATCAGGATGTGGCTGGCCACCCAGGCCTCGTATTACGATTCCATGTCCAAGCGGGTCTACTACCTGTCCATGGAGTTTTTGCCCGGCCGGTTCCTCATGAACTACATCACCAACATGGGCATGGAGGACGGTTGCCGCCAGGCCGCCGCCGACCTGGGCTTCAGCCTGGACGACCTGGCCGAGGAGGAGCGCGACGCCGGCCTGGGCAACGGGGGCCTGGGGCGTCTGGCCTCCTGCTACATGGACTCCATGGCCACCCAGCGCATCCCGGGCTACGGCTACGGCATCCTCTACGACTACGGCCTGTTTCATCAGCGCATTGTGAACGGCTGGCAGGAGGAGGAGGCCGACAACTGGCGTCGCCACGGCAGTCCCTGGGTCATCGACCGGGTGGAGCATCTCTATGAGGTGAAATTCTACGGCCGCAGCGAAGCCTACACCGACCCCCAAGGCGTCCTGCGGTACCGCTGGGCCGAGGCCGACACGGTCATGGCCATGCCCTGCGACATCCTTATCCCCGGCCACGGCGGCAAACACGTCACCAACATGCGGCTGTGGGCCGCCGCCTCGTCCACCGGCTTTTCGCTTCGCGACTTCAACCAGGGCGATTTCCTGGGGGCCATGCAGTCGAAAATCCATTCGGAAAACATTTCCAAGGTGCTCTACCCCAACGACGAACCCATCCAGGGCAAGGAACTGCGCCTGCGCCAGCAGTATTTCCTGGTGGCCGCAACCCTTCGCGACATCATCCGCCGCCACAAGAAATCCGGCCCGGGCTTTGACGAGTTCCCGGACCAGGTGGCCATCCAGCTCAACGACACCCACCCGACCATCGCCGTGGCCGAGCTCATGCGCATCCTCGTGGACGAGGAATTTCTCGGCTGGGACGAGGCCTGGGCCATCTGCCGCCGTACCTTTGCCTACACCAACCACACCGTGCTGCCCGAGGCCCTGGAGACCTGGCCGGCCGATCTGCTGGGCCGGGTGCTGCCGCGCCATCTGGAAATCATCGCCGAGATCGACCGGCGCTTCCTGCTGGAGGTGGCCGCCGCCCATCCCGGCGACCAGGGCCGGCAAAACCGGCTGGCCATCATCGACCCGGCCAGCCGCCGGGTGCGCATGGCCCATCTGGCCATTGTCGGCAGCCACAAGGTCAACGGCGTGGCCAGGCTCCACTCCGACATCCTGCGCGAAAAGGTTTTTCCGGAGTTCGACGCCCTGTACCCGGGCAAGTTCACCAACGTCACCAACGGCATCACGCCCAGGCGCTGGCTGCTCCAGGCCAACCCGGCCCTGTCGCGGCTTATCACCGCGCGCATCGGCCCGGACTGGACCACCGATCTCGACCGGCTGGCCGAACTCCTGCCCCTGGCCGAGGACCCGGATTTCCGCAAGGACTGGCGGGCGGCCAAGCGGGAGAACAAGAAGCGCCTGGCTCGCTACGTGCTGCGCAAATCCGGCATGGGCATCAACCCGGACACGCTGTTTGACGTCCAGGTCAAGCGCATGCACGAATACAAGCGCCAATTTTTAAACGTCCTGCACGTGGTGACGCTCTACAACCGCCTGCGCCGCGATCCCCATCTAGCCGTGCCGCCGCGCACGGTGCTCATCGGCGGCAAGGCCGCGCCGGGCTATTTCATGGCCAAGCGCATCATTCGGCTCATCACCGCCGTGGCCGAGACCGTAAACGCCGACGACGCCGTGCGAAGCCGGCTGCGGGTGGTGTTTTTGCCCAACTACTGCGTGTCCCAGGCGGAGAAGGTCATCCCGGCCGCCGAACTGTCCCAGCAGATCTCCACGGCCGGCATGGAAGCTTCGGGCACGGGCAACATGAAGTTCGCCCTAAACGGCGCGCTGACCATCGGGACCCTGGACGGGGCCAACATCGAGATCATGGAGGCCGTGGGGCGGGAGAACATCTTCATCTTTGGGCTCACAGCCAAGGAAGTGGAGGCCACCCGGGCCGCCGGCTACGACCCGGGCCGGCGCGTGGCCGCCGACGCCGAACTGGCCGAGGCCCTGGACATGATCGGCCGGGGCTATTTCACGCCGTCCGAGCCGGACCTGTTCGCGCCCATCCTCGACAACCTGCTGCGCCACGGCGACTACTATCTGGTCACGGCCGACTACCGGGCCTGCCTGGAGGCCCAGGACGCGGTCAATGCCCTCTACCTCGACCCCGAGGCCTGGACCGCGGCCTCGATCCGCAACACGGCCAACATGGGCTTTTTCTCCAGCGACCGGGCGGTGCTGGAATACGCCAAGAACATCTGGAACATTGAGCCTTTGGGAGAGTAA
- a CDS encoding zinc ribbon domain-containing protein translates to MRCNKCGGDNPDDRRFCQVCGHKLQSGRAGTEDAAAPDPAAQEEARSAGRPATAGGEAHGDATARPPGPDAGEGRSRPRKPELAPDKARPDPRPDSRLLDFQGWKNPLLGLGPYFEACLYAGVLAVAVAVCLAVGVLWPLYPLLAVLALIAWLRRL, encoded by the coding sequence ATGCGATGCAACAAATGCGGCGGGGACAATCCCGACGACCGCCGGTTCTGCCAGGTCTGCGGCCATAAGCTGCAATCCGGCCGGGCCGGAACCGAAGACGCCGCCGCGCCCGATCCGGCCGCCCAGGAAGAGGCCAGGTCCGCCGGCCGGCCGGCGACGGCCGGCGGCGAGGCGCACGGGGACGCTACTGCCAGGCCCCCAGGGCCGGACGCCGGCGAGGGCCGGTCCCGGCCGCGAAAACCCGAGCTGGCCCCGGACAAAGCCCGTCCCGACCCCCGCCCCGACTCCAGGCTGCTCGATTTCCAGGGCTGGAAGAATCCGCTTTTGGGCCTTGGCCCCTATTTCGAAGCCTGCCTCTATGCCGGCGTGCTGGCCGTGGCCGTGGCCGTATGCCTGGCCGTGGGCGTCCTGTGGCCGCTCTATCCCCTCCTGGCCGTCCTGGCCCTCATCGCCTGGCTGCGGCGGCTGTAG
- a CDS encoding iron-sulfur cluster assembly scaffold protein: MNAEATTKTRLTVKPLDNYTIEGTSECSACGRAVKMQLLIENDIIVDAGGTVESCGYSRECMAALCATVKGMSVLDAQTVSSEDFQPLMTRVIEKLGCDNWCVAALRIALRNYRLREAA, from the coding sequence ATGAACGCCGAAGCCACCACCAAGACCCGCCTGACCGTGAAGCCCCTGGACAACTACACCATCGAAGGCACCAGCGAATGTTCCGCCTGCGGACGTGCCGTGAAGATGCAGCTTCTTATCGAGAACGACATCATCGTCGACGCCGGCGGTACGGTCGAGAGCTGCGGTTACAGCCGCGAGTGCATGGCCGCCCTGTGCGCCACCGTCAAGGGCATGAGCGTTCTGGACGCCCAGACCGTGTCCAGCGAAGATTTCCAGCCGCTGATGACCCGGGTCATCGAAAAGCTCGGCTGCGACAACTGGTGTGTGGCGGCGTTGCGCATCGCCCTGCGCAACTATCGCCTCAGGGAAGCGGCTTAG